A single window of Gossypium hirsutum isolate 1008001.06 chromosome A10, Gossypium_hirsutum_v2.1, whole genome shotgun sequence DNA harbors:
- the LOC107925304 gene encoding protein STRUBBELIG-RECEPTOR FAMILY 8 isoform X1 yields the protein MKLPIMGFINKAFSLPMTHLFLTELILVGLVISVFIPAQCFTDSTDVQALQVLYTSLNSPTELTNWNSDGNDPCEESWKGVACEGSAVVSIDVSGLGLSGTMGYLLNDLMSLKTLDLSNNNIHDMIPYQLPPNLTSLNVAGNNLSGSLPYSISTMVTLTYLNVSHNSLSPSVGDVFANLTDLGTLDISFNNFSGDLPVSFSSLTTLSALYMQNNQFSGSLNVLSGLPLNTLNVANNNLSGWIPQELFSLPTFIYDGNSFANGPAPLPLPYSPPPPGRSRHKHKTRPGTHKSLDSDAQSSDSDKGPSAGQIVGIVLGSLLLLVLVLLAVVFCIHKNKRKVSGARASKGSFSAGFNDGHTEMQEQRVKSVAAVIDLKPPPAEKVTTVDRISKNGSLNRMKSPITATSYTVAALQTATNSFSQEYLIGEGSLGRVYKAEFPNGKAMAIKKIDNAALSLQEEDNFLEAISNMSRLRHPNIVTLAGYCAEHGQRLLVYEYVGNGSLHDMLHFSDDGGKTLSWNARVRVALGTARALEYLHEVCLPSVVHRNFKSANILLDDELNPHLSDCGLAALNPNTERQVSTQVVGSFGYSAPEFALSGIYTVKSDVYSFGVVMLELLTGRKPLDSSRVRSEQSLVRWATPQLHDIDALAKMVDPTLNGMYPAKSLSRFADIIALCVQPEPEFRPPMSEVVQALVRLVQRASVVKRRPSDESGFGYKTPDHEAGDFSF from the exons ATGAAGCTACCGATAATGGGTTTTATTAACAAAGCTTTTTCTCTTCCCATGACTCATTTGTTTCTTACTGAGTTAATCTTAGTCGGTTTGGTGATCTCTGTTTTCATTCCAGCTCAATGTTTCACTGATTCTACCGatg TTCAAGCTCTTCAGGTTTTATACACTTCATTGAACAGTCCTACCGAGTTAACAAATTGGAATAGTGATGGTAATGATCCATGTGAAGAATCATGGAAAGGTGTTGCCTGTGAAGGCTCAGCTGTTGTTTCCAT TGACGTTTCTGGATTAGGACTTTCTGGAACTATGGGATACTTGCTCAATGATCTCATGTCCTTGAAAACACT TGATTTGAGTAACAACAACATTCATGACATGATTCCGTATCAGTTGCCACCGAATCTTACGAGCCT GAATGTTGCAGGTAATAACTTAAGTGGGAGTCTTCCTTATTCCATTTCCACTATGGTTACTCTTACTTACCT GAACGTAAGCCATAATTCACTTTCCCCTTCAGTTGGAGATGTTTTTGCTAATCTTACCGACCTCGGGACCTT GGATATTTCCTTCAACAATTTTAGTGGGGATCTACCTGTTTCATTTAGCTCATTGACCACTCTTTCGGCGCT GTATATGCAGAACAATCAATTTTCCGGTTCTCTTAATGTTCTCTCGGGTTTACCTTTGAACACTCT AAATGTTGCCAACAACAATTTAAGTGGATGGATTCCTCAAGAGCTTTTTTCACTCCCGACTTTTAT ATATGATGGGAATTCCTTTGCCAATGGACCTGCTCCTCTGCCACTACCATATAGTCCACCTCCACCTGGTAGATCTCGTCATAAACATAAAACTCGACCAGGAACTCATAAATCCCTCGATTCCGATGCTCAATCTTCAGATTCAGATAAGGGACCATCGGCTGGACAAATTGTAGGCATTGTTCTTGGTTCTTTGTTGCTACTTGTCCTTGTACTACTTGCTGTTGTTTTctgtattcataaaaataaaaggaaggtGAGCGGTGCAAGAGCTTCAAAGGGAAGTTTTTCAGCTGGCTTCAATGATG GACATACCGAGATGCAAGAGCAGAGAGTGAAAAGTGTTGCTGCCGTTATAGATTTGAAACCCCCACCAGCAGAAAAGGTGACAACAGTCGATAGGATTTCCAAAAATGGATCTCTAAACAGAATGAAGTCACCGATCACCGCTACATCATATACCGTCGCAGCTTTACAAACAGCAACAAATAGTTTCAGTCAAGAATACCTTATTGGCGAAGGTTCACTCGGTCGTGTTTACAAGGCCGAGTTTCCAAACGGAAAG GCAATGGctattaaaaaaatagacaatGCTGCATTATCATTACAAGAGGAAGACAATTTTCTAGAAGCTATCTCCAATATGTCACGTTTGAGACATCCTAATATAGTTACATTGGCCGGATACTGTGCCGAGCATGGACAGCGTCTTTTGGTATATGAATATGTAGGCAACGGTAGCCTTCATGATATGCTGCACTTTTCCGATGACGGTGGCAAGACATTAAGCTGGAATGCACGTGTCAGAGTGGCACTCGGCACTGCTCGGGCTTTAGA GTACTTGCATGAAGTGTGCTTGCCTTCAGTTGTACATAGAAATTTCAAGTCGGCAAACATTTTACTTGACGATGAACTCAATCCGCACTTGTCCGACTGTGGCTTAGCTGCTCTTAATCCAAATACCGAGCGGCAGGTTTCAACACAGGTGGTTGGTTCATTTGGTTATAGTGCTCCCGAGTTTGCATTGTCGGGAATATATACCGTAAAGAGTGATGTGTATAGCTTCGGGGTGGTGATGTTGGAGCTGCTAACTGGTCGGAAACCACTAGACAG TTCAAGGGTGAGATCAGAACAGTCACTTGTCCGATGGGCCACTCCACAACTACACGATATCGATGCCCTTGCAAAAATGGTTGATCCTACACTCAATGGCATGTATCCTGCAAAATCTCTGTCGCGTTTTGCCGACATCATTGCTCTATGTGTTCAG CCGGAACCCGAGTTTCGACCTCCCATGTCTGAGGTCGTGCAAGCGTTAGTGAGGTTAGTACAAAGGGCAAGTGTTGTGAAACGGCGACCAAGCGATGAATCGGGATTCGGGTATAAGACTCCAGATCATGAGGCAGGGGACTTTTCATTCTAA
- the LOC107925304 gene encoding protein STRUBBELIG-RECEPTOR FAMILY 8 isoform X2: MGYLLNDLMSLKTLDLSNNNIHDMIPYQLPPNLTSLNVAGNNLSGSLPYSISTMVTLTYLNVSHNSLSPSVGDVFANLTDLGTLDISFNNFSGDLPVSFSSLTTLSALYMQNNQFSGSLNVLSGLPLNTLNVANNNLSGWIPQELFSLPTFIYDGNSFANGPAPLPLPYSPPPPGRSRHKHKTRPGTHKSLDSDAQSSDSDKGPSAGQIVGIVLGSLLLLVLVLLAVVFCIHKNKRKVSGARASKGSFSAGFNDGHTEMQEQRVKSVAAVIDLKPPPAEKVTTVDRISKNGSLNRMKSPITATSYTVAALQTATNSFSQEYLIGEGSLGRVYKAEFPNGKAMAIKKIDNAALSLQEEDNFLEAISNMSRLRHPNIVTLAGYCAEHGQRLLVYEYVGNGSLHDMLHFSDDGGKTLSWNARVRVALGTARALEYLHEVCLPSVVHRNFKSANILLDDELNPHLSDCGLAALNPNTERQVSTQVVGSFGYSAPEFALSGIYTVKSDVYSFGVVMLELLTGRKPLDSSRVRSEQSLVRWATPQLHDIDALAKMVDPTLNGMYPAKSLSRFADIIALCVQPEPEFRPPMSEVVQALVRLVQRASVVKRRPSDESGFGYKTPDHEAGDFSF, translated from the exons ATGGGATACTTGCTCAATGATCTCATGTCCTTGAAAACACT TGATTTGAGTAACAACAACATTCATGACATGATTCCGTATCAGTTGCCACCGAATCTTACGAGCCT GAATGTTGCAGGTAATAACTTAAGTGGGAGTCTTCCTTATTCCATTTCCACTATGGTTACTCTTACTTACCT GAACGTAAGCCATAATTCACTTTCCCCTTCAGTTGGAGATGTTTTTGCTAATCTTACCGACCTCGGGACCTT GGATATTTCCTTCAACAATTTTAGTGGGGATCTACCTGTTTCATTTAGCTCATTGACCACTCTTTCGGCGCT GTATATGCAGAACAATCAATTTTCCGGTTCTCTTAATGTTCTCTCGGGTTTACCTTTGAACACTCT AAATGTTGCCAACAACAATTTAAGTGGATGGATTCCTCAAGAGCTTTTTTCACTCCCGACTTTTAT ATATGATGGGAATTCCTTTGCCAATGGACCTGCTCCTCTGCCACTACCATATAGTCCACCTCCACCTGGTAGATCTCGTCATAAACATAAAACTCGACCAGGAACTCATAAATCCCTCGATTCCGATGCTCAATCTTCAGATTCAGATAAGGGACCATCGGCTGGACAAATTGTAGGCATTGTTCTTGGTTCTTTGTTGCTACTTGTCCTTGTACTACTTGCTGTTGTTTTctgtattcataaaaataaaaggaaggtGAGCGGTGCAAGAGCTTCAAAGGGAAGTTTTTCAGCTGGCTTCAATGATG GACATACCGAGATGCAAGAGCAGAGAGTGAAAAGTGTTGCTGCCGTTATAGATTTGAAACCCCCACCAGCAGAAAAGGTGACAACAGTCGATAGGATTTCCAAAAATGGATCTCTAAACAGAATGAAGTCACCGATCACCGCTACATCATATACCGTCGCAGCTTTACAAACAGCAACAAATAGTTTCAGTCAAGAATACCTTATTGGCGAAGGTTCACTCGGTCGTGTTTACAAGGCCGAGTTTCCAAACGGAAAG GCAATGGctattaaaaaaatagacaatGCTGCATTATCATTACAAGAGGAAGACAATTTTCTAGAAGCTATCTCCAATATGTCACGTTTGAGACATCCTAATATAGTTACATTGGCCGGATACTGTGCCGAGCATGGACAGCGTCTTTTGGTATATGAATATGTAGGCAACGGTAGCCTTCATGATATGCTGCACTTTTCCGATGACGGTGGCAAGACATTAAGCTGGAATGCACGTGTCAGAGTGGCACTCGGCACTGCTCGGGCTTTAGA GTACTTGCATGAAGTGTGCTTGCCTTCAGTTGTACATAGAAATTTCAAGTCGGCAAACATTTTACTTGACGATGAACTCAATCCGCACTTGTCCGACTGTGGCTTAGCTGCTCTTAATCCAAATACCGAGCGGCAGGTTTCAACACAGGTGGTTGGTTCATTTGGTTATAGTGCTCCCGAGTTTGCATTGTCGGGAATATATACCGTAAAGAGTGATGTGTATAGCTTCGGGGTGGTGATGTTGGAGCTGCTAACTGGTCGGAAACCACTAGACAG TTCAAGGGTGAGATCAGAACAGTCACTTGTCCGATGGGCCACTCCACAACTACACGATATCGATGCCCTTGCAAAAATGGTTGATCCTACACTCAATGGCATGTATCCTGCAAAATCTCTGTCGCGTTTTGCCGACATCATTGCTCTATGTGTTCAG CCGGAACCCGAGTTTCGACCTCCCATGTCTGAGGTCGTGCAAGCGTTAGTGAGGTTAGTACAAAGGGCAAGTGTTGTGAAACGGCGACCAAGCGATGAATCGGGATTCGGGTATAAGACTCCAGATCATGAGGCAGGGGACTTTTCATTCTAA